CGACCGCACTACCGCACTGGTAGACGCGAGGCGTCGGGGGATTTGCGGCACCCCCTTCGGGGTCTGTGCGGGCCTAAAATGAGTGGATGGCAACCACGCTTGACCTGCGCACCGAGATCCGAGAGTTCCTGAGGTCGCGTCGCGCCCGCATCACGCCCGAGAACGCTGGCCTGCCCACCTACGGTGGCAGACGTCGGGTCAAGGGTCTGCGTCGAGAGGAGGTAGCGCTCCTCGCTGGGGTGTCGGTCGACTACTACGTGCGCATCGAGCGCGGCAACCTGGCCGGCACCTCGGAGAGCGTGCTCGACGCCCTTGCCACGGCCTTACAACTCAACGACGCGGAACGCGATCACCTGTTCCACCTCGCACGCAAGTCCGGCCCGCCCGGTGGACGGCATAGCGAACCTCCGTTGACGGTGCGTCCCGCGCTGCAAGAGGTGCTCGACGCCATCACCGGTGCGCCGGCGTTGATCCGCAATGGGCGCCAGGACGTGCTCGCCATGAATCAGCTCGGCCGCGCGCTGTATTCACCGATACTGGCCGACCCGCGACGGCCAGCCAACACGGCGCGGTTCGTGTACTTGCATCCCGCCGAAGCCGAGAGGTTCTTCGGCGACTACGACCAGGCGACGCGAAACGCGGCAGCGATGTTGCGCATGGAAGCGGGCCATCATCCCGACGACGAGCAGCTCATCGCCTTGGTGCGCGAGTTATCGACGTGCAGTGAGCGTTTCCGGCAACAGTGGGCATCTCGAGACGTGCGGCTGAAAGGATCCGGCAGCAAGCACGTAAACCATCCGGTGGTGGGCCGGCTCGACCTGAACTTCGAGTCCATGGATCTGCCCACCGACCCCGGCCTGCAGTTGAACGTGTACACCGCAGCTGCGGCCGCTGACGGTCTGGCCCGGTTGGCATCGTGGGCCAACCGGGACAATTACGTGTGTGGTCTCGGGACATAGGTGACGAAACGTTACCGGGACATGGTTACCGCTTCCGGGGACGGTGAGCGTTGAAGTTGCGGATGGGTTTGGTCGACGTCCGCGCATGGAGTGAAAGCTCCTTGATTGCCGTCGAGCACG
Above is a window of Mycolicibacterium baixiangningiae DNA encoding:
- a CDS encoding helix-turn-helix transcriptional regulator, which codes for MATTLDLRTEIREFLRSRRARITPENAGLPTYGGRRRVKGLRREEVALLAGVSVDYYVRIERGNLAGTSESVLDALATALQLNDAERDHLFHLARKSGPPGGRHSEPPLTVRPALQEVLDAITGAPALIRNGRQDVLAMNQLGRALYSPILADPRRPANTARFVYLHPAEAERFFGDYDQATRNAAAMLRMEAGHHPDDEQLIALVRELSTCSERFRQQWASRDVRLKGSGSKHVNHPVVGRLDLNFESMDLPTDPGLQLNVYTAAAAADGLARLASWANRDNYVCGLGT